The Coffea eugenioides isolate CCC68of chromosome 8, Ceug_1.0, whole genome shotgun sequence genome has a segment encoding these proteins:
- the LOC113781659 gene encoding protein farnesyltransferase/geranylgeranyltransferase type-1 subunit alpha-like: MDVLQKSSERIPLSQRPEYADVKPVPQNDGPNSIVPISYTDEFRETMDYFRAIYVADERSLRALQLTTEAIKLNPGNYTVWQFRRLVLEALNADMNKELDFVDGIVEGNSKNYQIWHHRRWVAENLGTDASTRELEFTKKILSKDAKHYHAWSHGQWVLQALGGWKDELTYCELLLKDDIFNNSAWNQRYFVVTRSPLLGGLGAMRGSEVTCTVNAIMEHPENESPWRYLRGLYRNDTHALVKDPQVASVCLKILTAKNNYVHALSMLLDLLCHGFQPSLEIRNAVYGLSDSGAQGSDLVKVVCSILELVDPMRANYWKWRRNIVPAQAAQCLKDDGLTGLSL, from the exons ATGGATGTCTTGCAAAAAAGCAGTGAAAGAATCCCTTTGAGTCAGAGGCCTGAATATGCCGATGTGAAGCCTGTCCCCCAGAATGATGGTCCAAATTCCATTGTCCCTATCTCCTATACTGATGAATTTAGAGAGACAATGGACTATTTTAGAGCAATATATGTAGCCGATGAGCGGTCTCTTCGAGCTCTTCAACTCACCACCGAAGCCATCAAACTTAACCCTGGAAATTACACT GTATGGCAATTTAGGCGGCTAGTACTTGAGGCGCTTAATGCTGACATGAACAAGGAATTGGACTTTGTGGATGGCATTGTGGAAGGAAACTCTAAGAATTATCAGATATG GCACCATAGGCGTTGGGTTGCTGAAAATTTGGGAACTGATGCTTCAACTAGGGAGCTTGAGTTCACAAAGAAAATTCTTTCTAAGGATGCAAAACATTATCATGCCTGGTCTCATGGACAG TGGGTCCTTCAGGCACTTGGCGGATGGAAAGATGAGCTAACCTATTGTGAACTGCTCCTCAAAGATGACATTTTCAATAATTCTGCTTGGAATCAG AGATATTTTGTTGTAACAAGATCTCCTCTCCTTGGAGGCCTGGGGGCAATGAGGGGGTCAGAAGTAACTTGTACAGTTAATGCAATTATGGAGCATCCTGAAAATGAAAGTCCTTGGAGGTACCTTCGAGGCTTATACAGAAATGATACACATGCTCTAGTTAAAGACCCTCAAGTAGCGTCAGTTTGCTTAAAGATTTTGACTGCCAAAAACAATTACGTGCACGCCCTCAGCATGCTTTTGGACCTTCTCTGCCATGGTTTCCAGCCTAGCCTGGAGATAAGAAATGCTGTCTATGGTCTTTCTGACTCAGGTGCCCAAGGTTCTGATTTGGTGAAAGTGGTCTGTTCTATCCTAGAACTTGTAGATCCAATGAGAGCAAACTATTGGAAGTGGCGGAGGAACATAGTGCCTGCTCAAGCAGCTCAATGCTTGAAAGATGATGGATTGACTGGTTTGAGTTTATAA